One Antiquaquibacter oligotrophicus genomic region harbors:
- a CDS encoding ATP-dependent DNA helicase RecG produces the protein MDSPLDAKLASVLGGRTASAFERGLGLTTVGDLLSHYPRRYAKRGELTALTELPLDTNVTIVAEVVKAVSRSMQARRGSILEVTISDGTGILTLTFFNQKWRENELKPGVRGIFAGKVGAYRGNRQLAHPDYELFDEDADPAAVQKWAELPIPIYPATSTVASWQIQKAVAIVLDSLGELEDPIPQGLRTERKLVSFRRALDLVHRPTKDSDWGVARATLRFQEAFVLQAALLRQRERLRETAATSREPGDLLATFDAELPFELTGDQRAVGEEVSKDLAAEVPMNRLIQGEVGSGKTLVALRAMLAVAESGGQSALLAPTEVLAHQHLRSIVRTLGPDRAAALRPTILTGQLTAAERRKALLAIVSGSARIVVGTHALLGDAVTFFDLGLVVVDEQHRFGVEQREALRVKAERPPHVLVLTATPIPRTVAMTVFGDLDVSTIRELPAGRQPITSHVVPLAERPGWMGRVWERLSEELEKGHQGFVVCPAIDSTHSEPADAEPDALEGAASGRAATVTETLAALRADPLFAGRRIEVLHGRLSSDDKDSLMRAFAAGDIDVLVSTTVIEVGVDVPNASAMVVLDADRFGVSQLHQLRGRVGRGSVPGLCLLVTGAEEGSVARERVEAVASTLDGFELAGKDLELRQEGDVLGSTQSGGRSSLRLVRVTRDGDLIAEARELAAGVLAADPRLDQHPALRDALDRRLDAEAEAYLAKN, from the coding sequence GTGGATTCACCGCTCGATGCCAAGCTCGCTTCCGTCTTGGGCGGACGCACGGCATCGGCGTTCGAGCGCGGCCTCGGCCTGACCACGGTCGGCGACCTCCTCAGCCACTACCCGCGGCGATACGCGAAGCGCGGTGAGTTGACCGCACTCACCGAACTGCCGCTCGATACGAACGTGACGATCGTCGCCGAGGTCGTGAAGGCGGTCTCCCGTTCGATGCAGGCCAGGCGCGGGTCGATCCTCGAGGTGACTATTTCTGATGGCACGGGAATCCTCACTCTCACGTTCTTTAACCAGAAGTGGCGCGAGAACGAACTGAAGCCGGGCGTTCGCGGCATCTTCGCGGGCAAGGTTGGCGCGTACCGGGGCAATCGTCAGCTGGCGCATCCGGACTACGAACTCTTCGACGAGGATGCCGACCCTGCCGCCGTGCAGAAGTGGGCCGAACTGCCGATCCCGATCTACCCGGCAACGTCGACGGTGGCGAGCTGGCAGATCCAGAAGGCGGTGGCTATCGTCCTCGATTCCCTCGGTGAACTCGAGGACCCGATTCCACAGGGGCTTCGCACCGAGCGGAAACTTGTGTCGTTCCGCCGGGCGCTCGATCTCGTCCACCGGCCGACCAAGGACTCGGACTGGGGTGTCGCCCGGGCCACGCTGCGGTTTCAGGAGGCGTTTGTTCTGCAGGCGGCCCTCCTTCGCCAGCGTGAGCGACTGCGCGAGACGGCCGCGACGAGCCGTGAACCGGGTGACTTGCTGGCGACGTTCGACGCGGAACTCCCGTTCGAGCTCACGGGGGATCAGCGCGCGGTTGGCGAGGAGGTCTCGAAAGATCTCGCTGCCGAGGTGCCCATGAATCGACTCATCCAGGGCGAGGTCGGCTCGGGTAAGACCCTTGTGGCGCTTCGGGCCATGCTCGCCGTCGCCGAATCCGGTGGACAGTCCGCGCTGCTGGCACCCACCGAGGTTCTCGCCCACCAGCACCTGAGGTCGATCGTTCGCACACTCGGCCCGGACCGCGCGGCAGCCCTACGGCCGACCATCCTCACCGGGCAACTGACGGCGGCGGAGCGACGCAAGGCGCTGCTGGCGATCGTGTCGGGATCAGCGAGGATCGTCGTCGGCACCCACGCCTTGCTGGGGGATGCCGTTACTTTCTTCGATCTCGGACTCGTCGTCGTCGACGAGCAGCACCGTTTCGGTGTCGAGCAACGCGAAGCGCTTCGCGTGAAGGCGGAGCGACCGCCGCACGTGCTGGTCCTCACGGCAACACCGATCCCTCGAACGGTCGCCATGACGGTGTTCGGTGATCTCGACGTCTCCACCATTCGTGAGCTGCCCGCCGGTCGACAGCCGATCACGTCGCACGTTGTTCCCCTCGCTGAGCGTCCGGGGTGGATGGGCCGCGTGTGGGAGCGGCTGAGCGAGGAACTCGAGAAGGGCCACCAGGGTTTTGTCGTGTGTCCGGCGATCGATTCGACTCACAGTGAGCCGGCGGATGCCGAACCCGATGCACTGGAGGGGGCAGCCTCTGGGCGCGCTGCGACGGTAACCGAGACCCTCGCAGCGTTGCGCGCCGACCCGCTCTTCGCGGGTCGGCGGATCGAGGTCCTTCACGGGCGTCTCTCCAGCGACGATAAGGACTCGCTGATGAGGGCGTTCGCGGCCGGGGACATCGACGTGCTCGTCTCCACGACCGTCATCGAGGTCGGTGTCGACGTTCCGAACGCTTCCGCGATGGTGGTGCTGGACGCCGATCGGTTCGGGGTGTCGCAGTTACACCAGCTTCGCGGTCGTGTCGGTCGTGGTTCCGTTCCCGGACTGTGTTTGCTCGTGACGGGGGCGGAGGAGGGCAGCGTCGCGCGCGAGCGAGTGGAGGCCGTGGCATCCACCCTCGATGGTTTCGAGCTGGCGGGGAAGGACCTCGAGCTGCGCCAGGAGGGCGACGTGCTCGGCAGCACCCAGTCGGGAGGGCGCTCGAGTTTGAGACTCGTGCGGGTCACGCGCGACGGCGATCTCATTGCCGAAGCGAGGGAGCTGGCTGCCGGTGTGCTCGCCGCGGATCCGCGGCTCGATCAACACCCTGCCTTGCGTGATGCTCTCGACAGACGGCTCGACGCGGAGGCTGAGGCGTACCTGGCGAAGAACTGA
- the coaD gene encoding pantetheine-phosphate adenylyltransferase, with the protein MSRIAVVPGSFDPITLGHLDVIERAANLFDEIHVLVVHNPDKTALLPIAQRVSLIHEAIVEAGLPENIAVTSWSVGLLVDYCRDVGATVLVKGIRSEVDVAYETPMAIVNRNLAGVETVFLLPNPEHSHVSSSLVRQVSALGGDVSPYVPPVVARFLQTPGDVD; encoded by the coding sequence ATGAGCAGGATCGCCGTTGTTCCTGGGTCCTTCGACCCGATCACCCTCGGACACCTCGATGTGATCGAACGGGCGGCGAATCTCTTCGACGAGATTCACGTTCTCGTTGTTCACAATCCCGACAAGACTGCGCTCCTTCCGATTGCCCAACGGGTCTCGCTCATTCACGAAGCGATCGTGGAGGCTGGGCTCCCCGAGAACATCGCCGTCACGAGCTGGAGCGTCGGACTTCTCGTCGACTACTGCCGCGATGTCGGAGCGACGGTACTGGTCAAGGGAATCCGATCGGAAGTCGACGTCGCGTACGAAACTCCGATGGCGATCGTCAACCGCAACCTCGCGGGAGTCGAAACCGTCTTCCTCCTTCCCAACCCAGAGCATTCGCACGTGTCGAGCTCGCTCGTCCGGCAGGTGTCCGCACTCGGTGGGGACGTTTCGCCCTACGTGCCTCCCGTGGTTGCGCGGTTCCTCCAGACTCCGGGCGACGTGGACTAG